Proteins from a genomic interval of Rhinoraja longicauda isolate Sanriku21f chromosome 16, sRhiLon1.1, whole genome shotgun sequence:
- the LOC144601066 gene encoding protein phosphatase 1 regulatory subunit 3E-like produces MFRPPPPNVDIPRNLSYISGLYEKAYREGGEEGADEESRGRSAAPPSPRDRRRWRASSLPAGVGRVGPGEEEGRGRGRGRGRGSAGRGRSRSPNTRKRVRFADSLGLELAAVRRFNCWQPPRVPTLAQARDHLQAQARAQLQARAQVQLQAQAQLQCQARDQLQAQALTLRNAGLGRTPGPGPWLEMGMGGKDCGQHPWRLEPAFANPLGQPGFAERLRRDKVCLEGLSVEGARVRGTVRVLNVAFTKEVWVRHTSDSWLSHTDTPARFIPGSADRHADRFAFELQRPAAAGTCGLQLALRFTTGPHSYWDNNGGTNYRLRAVASAAPPKPAPPPAPSPPPEHCGPSWIHFI; encoded by the exons atgttcaggcccccaccccccaatgtggacaTTCCCCGCAACCTAAGCTACATCTCGGGCCTTTACGAGAAGGcgtaccgggaggggggagaggagggggcggaCGAGGAGTCCCGCGGACGATCGGCGGCCCCCCCCTCACCGAGGGACCGGCGGAGGTGGAGGGCCAGCTCGCTGCCGGCGGGGGTGGGCCGGGTCGGCCCAGGCGAGGAGGAAGGTCGGGGccgtgggaggggcagggggagagggtccGCGGGACGAGGTCGCAGCCGAAGCCCCAACACCAGGAAGCGGGTGCGGTTCGCCGACTCGCTGGGACTGGAACTGGCAGCCGTGAGGCGCTTCAACTGCTGGCAACCCCCTCGTGTGCCCACCCTCGCCCAGGCACGGGATCATCTGCAGGCCCAGGCCCGGGCTCAGCTACAGGCCCGGGCACAGGTTCAACTACAGGCCCAGGCTCAGCTTCAGTGCCAGGCACGGGATCAACTACAGGCCCAGGCTTTGACACTGCGCAACGCCGGACTAGGCCGCACACCAGGCCCAGGCCCCTGGCTGGAGATGGGGATGGGCggcaag GACTgcgggcagcatccatggaggctgGAGCCGGCCTTTGCCAACCCGCTGGGGCAGCCGGGCTTTGCCGAGCGGCTTCGGCGAGACAAGGTTTGCCTGGAGGGGCTGTCGGTGGAGGGCGCCCGGGTGCGGGGCACGGTGCGGGTGCTGAACGTGGCCTTCACCAAGGAGGTGTGGGTGCGGCACACCTCGGACAGCTGGCTCTCCCACACCGACACGCCGGCTCGGTTCATCCCCGGCTCCGCTGACCGGCACGCCGACCGCTTCGCCTTCGAGCTTCAGCGCCCCGCCGCCGCGGGCACCTGCGGGCTCCAGCTCGCTCTCCGGTTCACCACCGGCCCGCACAGCTACTGGGACAACAACGGCGGCACAAACTACCGGCTACGGGCAGTGGCCTCGGCAGCGCCCCCCAAGCCCGCTCCACCCCccgcaccctccccacccccagagCACTGCGGCCCCAGCTGGATCCACTtcatatag